The Pseudomonas berkeleyensis genome includes a region encoding these proteins:
- the modA gene encoding molybdate ABC transporter substrate-binding protein: MLKPLKRSLFALGLIFTSGAMADEVKVAVAANFTAPMQAIAPAFEKATGHRLVASFGATGQFYAQIKNGAPFDVFFSADDTTPTKLEKEGDSVPGSRFTYAIGSLVLWSADAGYLDGTDAALKAGQFKHLSIANPKAAPYGLAATQVLDKLGLSEAVKGKLVEGQNITQAHQFVSTGNAELGFVALSQVYQDGKLSSGSAWIVPEAMYDPIRQDALILKPGANNPAATALVEYLKGPEAAKVIESFGYKLP; encoded by the coding sequence ATGCTCAAGCCGCTCAAGCGTAGCCTGTTCGCCCTCGGTCTGATCTTCACCAGCGGCGCCATGGCCGACGAGGTCAAGGTCGCGGTCGCCGCCAACTTCACCGCACCGATGCAGGCCATCGCCCCGGCGTTCGAGAAAGCCACCGGGCACAGGCTGGTGGCCTCCTTCGGCGCCACCGGGCAGTTCTATGCGCAAATCAAGAACGGCGCGCCGTTCGATGTGTTCTTCAGCGCCGACGACACCACACCGACCAAGCTGGAGAAAGAAGGCGACAGCGTGCCCGGCTCGCGCTTCACCTACGCCATCGGCAGCCTAGTGTTGTGGTCGGCCGATGCAGGCTACCTCGACGGCACGGACGCGGCTTTGAAAGCCGGACAATTCAAGCACCTGTCCATCGCCAACCCGAAGGCCGCGCCCTATGGCCTGGCCGCGACCCAGGTGCTGGACAAGCTGGGGCTGAGCGAGGCGGTCAAGGGCAAGCTGGTGGAAGGCCAGAACATCACCCAGGCACACCAGTTCGTCTCCACCGGCAATGCCGAACTGGGCTTCGTCGCACTGTCGCAGGTGTACCAGGATGGCAAGCTCAGCAGCGGCTCGGCCTGGATCGTGCCGGAGGCGATGTACGACCCGATCAGGCAGGATGCGCTGATCCTCAAACCGGGTGCGAACAACCCGGCCGCCACCGCGCTGGTCGAGTACCTGAAAGGCCCGGAAGCAGCCAAGGTGATCGAGTCGTTCGGCTATAAACTGCCGTAG
- the modB gene encoding molybdate ABC transporter permease subunit: MPLSKNDLDAILLTLELASLTTVLLLIIGTPIALWLARTDSWLKRPVGAVVALPLVLPPTVIGFYLLVSMGPNGFFGQLTQSLGLGTFTFTFTGLVIGSIFYSLPFVVQPLQNAFEAIGRGPLEAAATLRANPWDAFFSVVLPLARPGFVTAAILAFAHTIGEFGVVLMIGGNIPGKTQVVSVQIYNHVEAMEYAQAHWLAGGMVLFSFLVLLALYSGRSGKVRAW, encoded by the coding sequence ATGCCGCTGTCCAAGAACGACCTCGATGCCATCCTGCTGACCCTGGAATTGGCCTCGCTGACCACCGTGCTGCTGCTGATCATCGGTACACCTATTGCCTTGTGGCTGGCGCGCACCGACTCCTGGCTCAAACGCCCGGTCGGCGCAGTGGTGGCGCTACCGCTGGTGCTGCCGCCGACGGTGATCGGTTTCTACCTGCTGGTCAGCATGGGCCCGAACGGTTTCTTCGGCCAGCTGACGCAGAGCCTCGGGCTCGGCACCTTCACCTTTACCTTCACCGGCCTGGTGATCGGTTCGATCTTCTATTCCCTGCCCTTCGTCGTACAGCCGCTGCAGAACGCCTTCGAGGCCATCGGCCGCGGCCCGCTGGAGGCTGCCGCCACCTTGCGCGCCAACCCCTGGGATGCCTTCTTCAGCGTGGTGCTGCCGCTGGCGCGACCCGGCTTCGTCACCGCGGCGATCCTCGCCTTCGCCCATACCATTGGCGAGTTCGGCGTGGTACTGATGATTGGCGGCAATATCCCCGGCAAGACCCAGGTAGTGTCGGTGCAGATCTACAACCACGTCGAGGCCATGGAGTATGCCCAGGCACACTGGCTGGCCGGTGGCATGGTGCTGTTCTCCTTCCTCGTGCTGCTCGCGCTGTACAGCGGCCGTAGCGGCAAGGTGAGGGCCTGGTGA
- the modC gene encoding molybdenum ABC transporter ATP-binding protein → MFGFGKPSIPAVVDDGRIRARFLVQHAGFRLDVDLDLPGRGVSALFGHSGSGKTSCLRCFAGLDRPQQGYLQVAGELWQDSTQGFFLPAHQRAIGYVFQDANLFPHLSVRGNLQYGQKRISAAQRKVALDQALELLGIGHLLERMPSALSGGERQRVGIARALVTSPRLLLMDEPLASLDLKRKQEVLPYLQRLHEELDIPVLYVSHAPDEVARLADHLVLLDEGQVRASGPLKETLLRADLPFASEDDAEAVIDGQVCGHDATYGLLELQLPGSDARLRLPHTAVPDGQAVRVKIKARDVSLGLNRAEGSSLLNLLPARVESWQVLDAQVLLTLCIGDQRLLARITRYSFDQLGIHAGQAIWAQIKSVSLLAP, encoded by the coding sequence ATGTTCGGATTCGGTAAACCTTCGATCCCTGCAGTGGTGGATGACGGCCGTATTCGCGCGCGCTTTCTGGTGCAGCATGCGGGCTTTCGCCTGGATGTCGACCTCGACCTGCCCGGACGCGGCGTCAGCGCGTTGTTCGGTCATTCCGGTTCGGGCAAGACCAGCTGCCTGCGCTGCTTCGCCGGGCTGGATCGCCCGCAGCAGGGCTATCTGCAAGTGGCTGGCGAACTCTGGCAGGACAGCACGCAAGGCTTCTTCCTGCCGGCGCACCAGCGCGCCATCGGCTACGTATTCCAGGACGCCAACCTGTTCCCGCACCTGAGCGTGCGCGGCAACCTGCAGTACGGGCAGAAACGCATCTCGGCGGCGCAGCGCAAGGTGGCGCTGGATCAGGCGCTGGAGCTACTGGGCATCGGCCACCTGCTCGAACGCATGCCCTCAGCGCTGTCCGGCGGCGAACGCCAGCGTGTCGGCATCGCCCGCGCGCTGGTCACCAGCCCACGCCTGCTGCTGATGGACGAGCCACTGGCCTCGCTCGACCTCAAGCGCAAGCAGGAAGTACTGCCCTACCTGCAACGCCTGCACGAGGAACTGGATATCCCCGTGCTCTACGTCAGCCACGCGCCGGACGAAGTGGCGCGGCTGGCCGATCACCTGGTGCTGCTCGACGAAGGTCAGGTGCGCGCCAGCGGCCCGCTCAAGGAAACCCTGCTGCGCGCCGACCTGCCCTTCGCCAGCGAAGACGATGCCGAGGCGGTGATCGACGGCCAGGTCTGCGGCCACGACGCCACCTACGGCCTGCTGGAGCTTCAGCTGCCAGGCAGCGACGCACGCCTGCGTCTGCCGCATACGGCGGTACCGGACGGACAGGCAGTGCGGGTGAAGATCAAGGCGCGCGACGTCAGTCTGGGGCTCAATCGCGCCGAAGGCAGCAGCCTGCTCAACCTGCTACCGGCAAGGGTGGAAAGCTGGCAAGTGCTCGATGCGCAAGTGCTGCTGACCCTGTGCATCGGTGATCAGCGTTTGCTGGCACGGATCACCC